The genome window TGCCTCTACGCCCCGCTCGTCCAAATTAAAGTCTACAGATACAGACGTTATTGGAATGGGATGGCAGAGAGGTAGTGTTTCCCACGTCCGTTTAACGGCAAGTATGGCAGCCGTGCGTGCCACGTTTAAAACGTCGCCTTTCGGGACTCGACCCTCGATTATCGCCTGAAGCGTCTCAGGTTTCAGACGTATGTATCCCCTTGCGGTTGCCTCACGGTAAACCGCGGGTTTCTCCGTAATATCAACCATTCTTACTTCTCTCCCACTCATAGTTTTCGCCTAGCCAGTGCTATTATATGGCCCGCCTCAGGACAGATAAGTTTTCTGAGCGCTGTCTCCACAGCTGTCGGAGAGCCAGGCAGGAGGAAAAAGACTTTCCCTGCAACCAGACCCGCGGTAGCGTTTGAGAGAAAACTAGAAGACCCCGCCTCTTGAAAGCTTATTCCTCTGAATACATCTCCAAAGCCTTCGAGCTCTTTATCAAACAGTGGTCTTAAAGTTTGGACGGTTATATCGTCAGGTGTTGGACCAGTGCCCCCACTGAATATAATAGCGTCCACGTCTTTGTCTTCGATGAGATTCAGGGCGGTCGCCAGGAGTAACCGTGGGCTGTCGGGGATAAGGACGTATCTAGTGAGCTGGTGTCCAGTAGACGTTATGACTTCCTTTGCGATATTAAATGAAATGTCTTCAAACTCTTCTCCTATTCTCAACGCATGATACCTTGATGTACTTATAGTCACGAAAGCAAATCTCACGCTTTTAGGTGCTTCTTTCTTATGAATCTCACTAGTTTTCATCTTTAAAGCCTTACAGCTAAAAGTCATTAGGTCACATTATATTATTTTTGAGGACATCACAAGTCGTTTATATAGGGCCGGGTGTCCTACTATTTTTGTGGCCGAGTCTCG of Thermofilum uzonense contains these proteins:
- a CDS encoding MogA/MoaB family molybdenum cofactor biosynthesis protein translates to MKTSEIHKKEAPKSVRFAFVTISTSRYHALRIGEEFEDISFNIAKEVITSTGHQLTRYVLIPDSPRLLLATALNLIEDKDVDAIIFSGGTGPTPDDITVQTLRPLFDKELEGFGDVFRGISFQEAGSSSFLSNATAGLVAGKVFFLLPGSPTAVETALRKLICPEAGHIIALARRKL
- the moaC gene encoding cyclic pyranopterin monophosphate synthase MoaC, whose translation is MSGREVRMVDITEKPAVYREATARGYIRLKPETLQAIIEGRVPKGDVLNVARTAAILAVKRTWETLPLCHPIPITSVSVDFNLDERGVEAVVTVKTTAQTGVEMEALTGVSIALLTIWDMVKALEKDERGQYPHTIIQEIRVLEKVKGEQNRV